A genomic window from Phoenix dactylifera cultivar Barhee BC4 unplaced genomic scaffold, palm_55x_up_171113_PBpolish2nd_filt_p 000007F, whole genome shotgun sequence includes:
- the LOC103723905 gene encoding uncharacterized protein LOC103723905 isoform X6, with protein sequence MLSVSSCTFLTSPIGSVICTNESLIYQNSPMKNEMSRTVDSSLDITSFTALIQSKIVNGNWHMVATNLFGILRTILKFLKHENCDLEGVFKHVAVSSLLKIPWDLFSEIHVDSSLALSQMSFGMDEVHDRKNGLSGSSYILSGVILQMFCSLVEREDSIDVSDDSSGELALCSKFSNLVLQLFPCLSEHQECNDKRLSQYLRHKLLMLMTRLIFYARWQRSDLVLWLKLLRNYFEDLIYEPISGFDIVLENCLEGSPFLSSIAYADKVHNSSIGHLRRRAILLFFKCCFTLGRISNESGDKCSCAKETSLCSYKLHLCSENCCNMGLSELSNWLERCASIGKFVDYENYSKSCSRFALSFLQLYMEEVCISDDVLFDMLLQLMDAPFVNLQIQSNGKETSFEEMKRDILFHISSIFNPIHIFHLFLLLLHYDHLVLVDYLISKDTGIHCVQYLLRSLRKICTSWHIFVEFSVCKNEISQPFHKRRKISTYKEGCNSKSGPSSSSFMMTRGSHARRHKVGSKAKCINLQTFENAANCLLSLKKMVEDLHQKNLFPYNPKPLLRSFTRFEELCKQ encoded by the exons ATGTTAAGTGTTAGCAGTTGCACATTCTTAACTTCACCTATTGGATCTGTTATATGCACAAATGAAAGCCTGATTTATCAAAACTCTCCTATGAAAAATGAGATGTCTAGAACTGTAGATTCAAGTCTTGACATCACATCCTTCACTGCACTTATACAATCAAAAATCGTCAATGGAAACTGGCATATGGTGGCCACAAATCTTTTTGGAATTCTACGCACCatactgaaattcttgaagcatGAAAATTGTGACCTGGAAGGAGTGTTCAAGCATGTTGCTGTTTCATCTCTTCTAAAGATACCTTGGGATTTATTCAGTGAAATCCATGTCGACAGCAGTTTGGCTTTAAGCCAGATGAGCTTTGGCATGGATGAAGTACATGACAGGAAAAATGGTTTGTCAGGGTCAAGTTACATTCTTTCAGGGGTTATCCTTCAGATGTTCTGCTCCCTAGTGGAGAGAGAAGATTCAATAGATGTCAGCGATGATTCCTCTGGAGAGCTTGCATTATGTTCCAAATTCAGTAACCTTGTCCTCCAACTCTTTCCTTGTTTATCTGAGCACCAAGAATGTAATGACAAGCGCCTTTCTCAATATTTGAGACACAAACTGCTG ATGCTAATGACTAGGCTTATCTTTTATGCGAGGTGGCAAAGGTCTGATCTTGTTTTGTGGCTAAAGTTACTTAGGAACTATTTTGAAGATCTTATTTATGAACCTATCTCAGGATTTGATATTGTTCTTGAAAATTGTCTGGAAGGATCTCCATTTTTGTCTAGTATTGCTTATGCAGACAAGGTGCATAATTCAAGCATCGGACACTTGAGGAGACGGGCAATTCTCCTGTTTTTCAAATGTTGTTTCACATTGGGCCGCATTAGCAATGAAAGTGGTGACAAATGTTCATGTGCAAAAGAAACTTCTCTTTGCTCTTACAAGTTGCATCTCTGCAGTGAAAATTGCTGCAATATGGGTTTATCAGAGCTTTCAAACTGGCTCGAGAGGTGTGCTTCCATAGGGAAGTTTGTGGATTATGAGAATTACTCAAAATCATGCAGCAGATTTGCTTTATCCTTTCTGCAACTTTATATGGAGGAGGTATGCATTTCT GATGATGTGTTATTTGATATGCTTTTGCAGCTGATGGATGCTCCATTCGTTAACTTGCAAAT ACAGAGCAATGGAAAGGAAACATCGTTTGAGGAGATGAAAAGAGACATTCTTTTTCATATTTCAAGCATTTTTAACCCCATTCACATTTTCCATCTGTTCCTTTTATTG ttaCACTATGATCACTTGGTTCTTGTTGATTATCTTATATCAAAAGACACAGGAATTCATTGTGTGCAATATCTTTTGAG GTCATTGCGTAAAATTTGCACATCTTGGCATATTTTTGTGGAATTTTCAGTATGCAAAAATGAAATTAGTCAGCCATTccacaagagaagaaagatctCTACGTATAAGGAGGGCTGTAATTCAAAGTCAGGGCCTTCATCCTCATCATTTATGATGACCAGGGGATCTCATGCAAGAAGACACAAAGTTGGCAGCAAAGCTAAGTGCATCAATCTGCAGACTTTTGAAAATGCTGCAAATTGTTTGCTTTCTCTAAAGAAAATGGTGGAAGATCTTCATCAGAAGAATTTGTTTCCATACAACCCAAAGCCCCTACTTAGAAG CTTCACTAGATTTGAGGAGCTTTGCAAACAATAG